In Deinococcus radiopugnans ATCC 19172, the following are encoded in one genomic region:
- a CDS encoding NAD(P)-binding domain-containing protein, translating to MTVYGIIGVGAISAAIVRGLCRTDQSASPPAVLLSPRNAQLAAELAQQFPTVRVAESNQHVVDGASVLLLCLRPQEAQAALSALTFRPELTVISVMAGFTVRGLADLMTPVTDLARSIPLPAVELGEGVTPLFPSSPAAVTLFGRLGTVIEVPDERTFEALSASTATVAAMLKYMATISAWLATKGVSAPLASRYVAAVFAGVLTPLQTAAAVDFGALSHEHQTPGGLNEQFLGVLEQAGMFREVEGGLNQVLQRLTPHQN from the coding sequence ATGACCGTCTATGGGATCATCGGCGTCGGTGCCATCTCGGCGGCCATCGTGCGGGGACTCTGCCGGACGGACCAGTCGGCCTCGCCCCCTGCCGTGCTGCTCTCCCCCCGCAACGCCCAGCTTGCCGCTGAACTGGCCCAACAGTTCCCCACTGTTCGGGTGGCTGAGAGCAACCAGCACGTCGTCGACGGCGCGTCCGTGCTGTTGCTCTGCCTGCGCCCACAGGAGGCCCAGGCGGCCCTCAGCGCCCTGACCTTCCGTCCAGAGCTGACCGTCATCAGTGTAATGGCCGGGTTCACGGTCCGTGGCCTTGCTGACCTGATGACGCCAGTCACTGACCTCGCCCGGAGCATTCCACTGCCTGCCGTGGAGCTTGGAGAAGGCGTGACGCCACTGTTCCCATCTTCTCCTGCGGCCGTCACCCTGTTCGGTCGCTTGGGCACCGTCATTGAGGTTCCCGACGAGCGAACCTTTGAGGCCCTGTCCGCGTCTACAGCGACCGTGGCTGCCATGTTGAAGTACATGGCAACCATCTCGGCATGGCTGGCCACAAAAGGCGTGTCTGCGCCCCTGGCCTCGCGTTACGTGGCGGCAGTCTTCGCAGGGGTGCTGACTCCCCTCCAGACAGCGGCGGCGGTGGACTTTGGGGCGCTTTCCCACGAACACCAGACGCCAGGCGGTTTAAACGAACAGTTCCTTGGCGTGCTGGAGCAGGCTGGGATGTTCAGGGAGGTGGAGGGCGGGCTGAACCAGGTTCTGCAACGGCTTACCCCCCACCAGAACTAG
- a CDS encoding DUF6504 family protein: protein MKAVQQPVTVSLTPAGTPGRLVWAGQAYAIQGVLDQWRYGGRWWLGEVPRDCYLVQAGELVAEIHHEAGPDRWWLARVQD, encoded by the coding sequence ATGAAAGCGGTGCAGCAGCCGGTCACGGTCAGTCTGACGCCTGCGGGCACGCCGGGGCGGTTGGTCTGGGCGGGGCAGGCTTACGCGATTCAAGGTGTGCTGGACCAGTGGCGCTACGGCGGGCGCTGGTGGTTGGGAGAAGTGCCCAGGGACTGCTATCTGGTGCAAGCAGGTGAATTGGTGGCCGAGATCCATCATGAAGCGGGCCCAGATCGTTGGTGGCTGGCGCGGGTTCAGGACTGA
- a CDS encoding LexA family protein yields the protein MPPDLTRTRTAILNAVLQLGVNATLSAVAAQVGVTKQAVSFQAGILRGLGYLEPSAERYAPLIPTDRARVALGHGLPIYGSIAAGPPALADQSPDDYTPSLERLLDMRSGDFLLRVRGESMTGVGVLDGDYVIVRPTTEVHDGEVAVVLVPGEGTATLKRLYHFHDQIVLMSENPDIPRMTFPAEQVQVQGKMVGRVGVGVPRVSARWV from the coding sequence ATGCCCCCAGACCTGACCCGCACCCGCACCGCCATCCTGAACGCCGTCCTCCAGCTCGGGGTGAACGCCACCTTGAGCGCGGTTGCCGCGCAGGTGGGTGTGACCAAGCAGGCAGTCAGTTTTCAGGCGGGCATCTTGAGAGGTCTGGGCTACCTGGAACCGAGTGCGGAGCGCTACGCTCCGCTGATCCCCACAGACCGCGCCAGGGTGGCCCTGGGCCACGGCCTGCCCATCTACGGTTCGATTGCGGCGGGACCTCCAGCCCTGGCGGACCAGTCCCCCGACGACTACACCCCCAGCCTGGAAAGGCTGCTGGACATGCGCAGCGGCGATTTCCTGTTGCGGGTGCGCGGGGAGAGCATGACAGGCGTCGGCGTCCTTGACGGCGACTACGTGATCGTGCGGCCCACCACGGAGGTTCACGACGGCGAGGTGGCCGTCGTGCTGGTGCCCGGCGAAGGGACGGCCACCTTAAAGCGGCTGTACCACTTCCATGATCAGATCGTGCTGATGTCGGAGAACCCGGACATTCCCCGCATGACGTTCCCGGCCGAGCAGGTGCAGGTCCAGGGCAAGATGGTGGGCCGGGTGGGGGTGGGCGTGCCGCGGGTCAGCGCCCGCTGGGTCTAG
- a CDS encoding NADPH-dependent FMN reductase: MTQPTPLKVLGVAGSLRRASYNRALLAAAQKLCPDGVTLDVFDLAPLPLYDQDLDTDAAPHAVQAFRDALWAADAMLIATPEYNHGIPGVLKNALDWASRPPQHQPLKGLPVAIMGATPSMWGTARAQAQLRQVLVFPSAVVMPQPEVLVANATGKFDAEGRLVDDATRSFVHGLMVALAAWTHQVVQPKAPAAQTTVTTT; encoded by the coding sequence ATGACCCAGCCTACCCCTCTTAAGGTTCTCGGCGTCGCGGGCAGCCTGCGCCGTGCCTCGTACAACCGCGCCCTGCTGGCCGCCGCGCAGAAGCTATGCCCCGATGGTGTGACGCTGGACGTCTTTGACCTTGCTCCGCTCCCGCTGTATGACCAAGACCTCGACACAGACGCTGCCCCGCATGCGGTCCAAGCGTTCCGGGACGCGCTGTGGGCCGCCGACGCCATGCTCATTGCCACACCCGAATACAACCACGGCATTCCCGGGGTACTCAAAAACGCGCTGGACTGGGCGTCACGCCCGCCTCAGCACCAGCCGCTGAAGGGGCTGCCAGTGGCGATCATGGGGGCCACGCCGTCCATGTGGGGAACGGCCCGCGCACAGGCGCAACTCCGGCAGGTGCTGGTGTTTCCGAGTGCCGTGGTGATGCCTCAGCCCGAAGTGCTCGTTGCCAACGCCACTGGCAAGTTCGATGCTGAGGGCAGACTGGTCGATGACGCCACCCGATCTTTTGTCCACGGCCTGATGGTGGCGCTGGCCGCCTGGACACACCAGGTAGTCCAGCCCAAAGCGCCCGCTGCGCAAACCACAGTAACAACCACCTGA
- a CDS encoding IS630 family transposase, translating into MDEHRLGLKPIVGKMWAERGKAPTVAVEHRYAWLYVYAFVCPQTGESQYWLVPSVDTLAFQAVLDRFARDTGAGQRREIVLVLDGAGWHCGPQLTCPEGLHPVFLPPYSPELQPAERLWALTDMPLRNCHFPALDALTERLAAQCRWLEG; encoded by the coding sequence ATGGACGAACATCGTCTGGGACTGAAGCCCATTGTCGGCAAGATGTGGGCTGAGCGAGGCAAAGCACCAACGGTAGCGGTGGAACACCGCTACGCCTGGCTGTACGTGTACGCTTTTGTCTGTCCGCAGACGGGCGAAAGCCAATATTGGTTGGTGCCGAGCGTGGACACGCTCGCTTTTCAGGCGGTGCTCGACCGCTTTGCCCGTGATACCGGCGCGGGGCAGCGCCGGGAGATCGTACTGGTTCTGGACGGGGCGGGGTGGCACTGTGGCCCGCAGCTGACTTGTCCTGAAGGCCTCCATCCGGTTTTCCTGCCCCCGTACTCCCCAGAGTTGCAACCGGCCGAACGCTTATGGGCGCTCACCGATATGCCCCTGAGAAACTGCCATTTCCCCGCTCTGGATGCCCTAACCGAGCGGCTCGCGGCCCAGTGTCGGTGGCTGGAGGGTTAG
- a CDS encoding winged helix-turn-helix domain-containing protein, giving the protein MTPKSPGVGLEARSDELYGFRLNRYTRGIRKVTFQHTAQDFWSIYWRSTCALERRRSQLLAFLAEGKSNQEALTLTRYSYQGADKIIDAYHAGGLASLNDQRHHNRGAPTLLSDAQLLLLARTILDTALGGVWNGPRIQAWVKQELGQDVHLSRCYEFLDAVGYSRQIPRPRHVEADPIAQEEFKKKSSQKQSEQLTRVLKELDER; this is encoded by the coding sequence ATGACTCCAAAGTCACCGGGAGTAGGACTGGAGGCGAGATCAGATGAGTTATACGGATTCCGTTTAAACAGGTATACCCGAGGCATCAGAAAAGTCACTTTTCAACACACTGCTCAAGACTTCTGGAGCATCTACTGGCGCAGTACCTGCGCCCTCGAACGCCGCCGGAGTCAGCTTCTGGCTTTCCTGGCTGAGGGGAAAAGCAACCAGGAGGCACTCACGCTCACCCGTTACTCCTACCAGGGGGCGGACAAGATCATCGACGCGTACCACGCAGGTGGGCTTGCGAGTCTGAACGATCAGCGGCATCACAACCGCGGTGCGCCCACCTTGCTGAGCGACGCCCAGTTGTTGTTGCTGGCGCGGACCATTCTAGACACCGCCCTCGGCGGTGTCTGGAATGGTCCGCGCATTCAGGCCTGGGTGAAACAGGAGCTGGGTCAGGACGTACATCTGAGCCGCTGTTACGAGTTTCTGGACGCGGTGGGGTACAGCCGTCAGATTCCCCGGCCTCGACATGTCGAGGCCGATCCCATCGCCCAGGAAGAGTTCAAAAAAAAGTCCTCCCAGAAGCAGTCCGAGCAACTCACACGCGTGCTGAAGGAACTGGACGAGCGGTAG
- a CDS encoding luciferase family protein — translation MTAMTIPDHSGPCDTALEGLRCVATDLKHVQIRPYAYGEEGVFHWGVLIGQLYRSSVVGLACSPAVRDALIQRGLVRPHHDNPAAPWIVLTLDSPADLALATRLLRVAWQYRTGQRQRAVSSNMEPPLSTQFELHIQGERR, via the coding sequence ATGACGGCCATGACGATCCCAGACCACAGCGGGCCGTGCGACACGGCGTTGGAGGGTTTGCGCTGTGTGGCCACTGACTTGAAGCACGTCCAGATCAGACCCTACGCCTACGGCGAGGAGGGCGTTTTCCACTGGGGCGTCCTGATCGGGCAACTTTACCGGAGCAGTGTGGTGGGCCTCGCCTGCTCACCAGCGGTGCGGGACGCCTTGATCCAGCGAGGACTGGTTCGCCCGCACCACGACAATCCGGCCGCGCCGTGGATCGTCCTGACCCTCGATTCCCCCGCCGATCTCGCCCTGGCGACAAGACTGCTGCGGGTAGCGTGGCAGTACAGGACAGGTCAACGTCAGCGAGCAGTCAGTTCGAACATGGAACCGCCTCTCTCCACTCAGTTTGAGCTCCACATTCAAGGAGAACGCAGATGA
- a CDS encoding Y-family DNA polymerase produces MTLSPWPLILLGRQHPGVPVAVLSESRRVLYACPEAGAAGVQPGMRDVAALSRCPDLHAEVITAPSAVAAWAELLETLYGRYSDRVEGQVPGTVFVKISAPAARELAAALNAPVGLADSLEVAHLAALRARPGEVREVGSAEKAFLALTTTAHLEVIGLTPVHIEGLAFLGVCGLADLMKWSAAQREAFLGVDVGKRVNRFLKGERTKMIQKYIPGRVIGARMDLDAPLNEPAEAEVVLGELLPPILAELRGRAAAYLTVQADTLGGQLTATRKLKGSPDPAGLVRIAGLALSDTGALPLGVEALTIQLSGTRQPGRMVGLWASLAELEVTKDVLDRFPEALVKVQWLDPYAYVTDARYQWVDWLTGMVRPCAMTPRQHWKPALTRTQAHQKAVERTLAFFEGVSP; encoded by the coding sequence GTGACGCTCTCACCCTGGCCGCTGATTCTGCTGGGCCGCCAGCATCCTGGCGTGCCCGTCGCGGTGCTGAGCGAGTCCAGACGTGTGCTGTACGCCTGCCCGGAGGCTGGAGCAGCAGGCGTACAACCGGGGATGCGCGATGTTGCTGCGCTGAGCCGCTGCCCGGACCTTCACGCTGAGGTCATCACTGCGCCATCAGCAGTCGCAGCCTGGGCCGAACTGCTTGAAACGCTGTACGGCAGATATTCAGACCGGGTAGAGGGACAAGTCCCGGGAACCGTCTTCGTGAAAATTAGCGCCCCAGCGGCCAGGGAACTGGCCGCCGCATTGAACGCCCCGGTGGGGCTGGCCGACAGTCTGGAAGTCGCTCACCTGGCGGCTTTGCGTGCCCGGCCAGGCGAGGTTCGGGAGGTGGGCAGCGCCGAAAAAGCTTTCCTCGCGTTGACCACCACTGCCCATCTGGAAGTGATCGGCCTGACCCCGGTGCACATCGAGGGCCTGGCCTTCCTGGGGGTGTGCGGCCTCGCGGACCTGATGAAGTGGAGCGCGGCGCAGCGCGAGGCCTTTCTGGGTGTGGATGTGGGCAAGCGGGTCAACCGCTTCTTGAAAGGCGAGCGCACGAAGATGATTCAGAAGTACATACCCGGACGAGTGATCGGGGCGCGCATGGACCTGGATGCGCCACTGAACGAACCTGCCGAAGCCGAGGTGGTGCTGGGCGAACTGCTCCCCCCAATCCTGGCCGAGTTGCGGGGCCGCGCCGCCGCTTACCTGACCGTCCAGGCCGACACGCTGGGCGGACAACTGACCGCCACCCGCAAACTCAAAGGCAGTCCAGATCCAGCGGGTCTGGTGCGAATTGCAGGCCTCGCCTTGAGCGATACGGGCGCACTGCCGTTGGGCGTGGAGGCGCTGACCATTCAGCTTTCCGGCACTCGGCAACCGGGCCGGATGGTGGGGCTATGGGCCTCCCTGGCCGAGCTGGAAGTCACGAAAGACGTCCTGGACCGCTTTCCCGAGGCACTCGTCAAGGTGCAGTGGCTGGATCCCTACGCTTACGTCACCGACGCCCGCTATCAATGGGTGGACTGGCTGACGGGCATGGTGCGGCCCTGCGCCATGACGCCCCGGCAGCACTGGAAACCTGCGCTCACCCGGACCCAGGCCCACCAGAAGGCGGTGGAGCGCACGCTGGCCTTCTTCGAGGGTGTCAGTCCATGA